The Leptospira mtsangambouensis genomic sequence TTGTTGCGGGAAGTTTAGGTGGAAAGGTAACCACGAAGGCTTTCGATGGGAATTTCAAATTAGATACGATTCTATTTGGTGTTTTACTTTTTAGCGTAATTTTAATCGTTTGTGGTCTTTCGTTTTTTCCTGTTTTGGCACTAGGCCCTATATTAGAGCAAATACTGATTAGTAAGGGGATTTTCTTTTAAGAGGAACGTATGGTAAATTCTAAAAAAATAATTTCACTAGAACTATTGAAATCATCATTCAGTGGAGCAATCCAAAAATTTTCTCCAAAGTATGCATTCTCTAATCCAGTGATGGCAACTGTTTGGATCGGGACTTTCATATTAATGCTACAAATAATCTATTATATAGGATCTGGGATCCCGATTCAAAATGAAATTTTTATTTTTATCTGGTTAGTAATCACATTATTTTTTGCAAATTTTGCAGAGAGTATTGCGGAAGGGCGAGGAAAAGCCCGAGCTGATAGTTTAAAAAAAACAAGATCCAGTACAATGTCGAAAAAAGTGGATAAGGTAGGAGATTTAAACTTTACAGAGATTACTTCCAGCGAATTAAAAATAGGTGATATTGTTTTTGTCAAAGCAGGAGAAATGATTCCCGGTGATGGAGAGGTAGTTTTGGGTATTGCTAGTGTAGATGAATCTGCAGTCACAGGTGAGTCTGCGCCTGTCATCCGTGAAAGTGGTGGAGATCGTTCAGCCGTGACCGGAGGGACAAGGGTAATTTCGGATCATTTATACATTAAAATCACAACAAAACCTGGTGAAAGTTTTCTCGATAAAATGATCGCAATGATTGAAGGAGCAACAAGACAAAAAACTCCTAATGAAATAGCTCTAGGCATTGTTCTCGTTGTTCTTACTTTTCTTTTTTTGTTAACAGTTCTTTCTTTGATTCCAATCGCAAAATTTGTAGGATCACAAGTTGGACAAAATTGGAATTTTCGCTTTTCTATCTGGTTGGCTTTATTCGTTTGTTTGATTCCAACAACGATTGCAGCCCTTCTGAGTGCAATTGGCATTTCAGGGATGGAGAGGTTGATACGGCATAACGTTATTGCAAAAAGCGGTAAGGCTGTAGAAGCAGCTGGAGATATTCATGTTTTATTATTAGACAAAACAGGTACGATTACTTTAGGAAATAGAGAAGCAAATCGTTTTTATCCTGCCGTTGGAATTATGGAGGAAGAACTTGCCGATGCAAGCCAACTTTCTTCGTTATCAGATGAAACTCCAGAAGGAAGATCAATTGTAATACTCGCAAAACAAAGGTATGCGATTCGTGAAAGAAATCTAAAGTCTTTAGATGTAAACTGGATTCCCTTTTCTGCTTCTACTAGAATGAGTGGGGTAGAAATTTATGAAAATGGAAAATTAATACGGAATGTACGTAAAGGAGCTTCCGATGCCATTCGAAAATACATTGAATCTTTGGATGGAAATATTCCGCAAACGATGCAAATGATTTCAGATGAAGTATCAAGAAAGGGTAGTACGCCTATTTGGGTAACAGAAGGAAATAAACTTCTTGGTATCATTGAATTAAAAGACATAGTGAAAGGAGGGCTTAAAGAAAGATTCGCCACTTTAAGAAGGATGGGAATTCGAACTGTTATGATCACTGGAGACAACCCTCTGACAGCAGCAGCCATTGCGGCAGAAGCTGGGGTAGATGATTTTATTGCGGAAGCCACTCCTGAAGCAAAATTAAAAAGAATTCAAGAAGAACAATCAAATGGCTATTTGGTAGCGATGATCGGTGATGGAACCAATGACGCACCAGCACTTGCACAGTCAGATGTTGGAGTGGCGATGAATACGGGTACACAAACGGCAAGGGAAGCTGGTAATATGATAGATTTGGATAGTAACCCAAGTAAACTCATTGAAATCGTCGAAATTGGGAAACAACTCCTTATGACAAGGGGAGCGCTCACTACATTTAGTATCGCCAATGATATTGCAAAATATTTTGCCATCCTCCCTGCTTTGTTTTTGCCATTAGCACCGCTCAATATTATGCAATTGTCGAGCCCTGATCATGCAATTTTATCTGCAGTGATTTTTAATGCCCTTGTGATTCCAGCACTGATTCCTCTTTCCCTTCGTGGTGTTAAGTACATGCCGAAGTCACCTGATTCAGCACTACTAAGAAATTTTCTCCTTTATGGAGGAGGCGGTATGGTATTTCCATTTTTCGGAATCAAACTCATTGACTTAATTATTTCTGGAGGTTATTTATGAAAAATAATGAAACATCGAGCCAATGGGAAATTTCGATTCGTTTTTTATTTGTTTCCTTACTTTTGTTAGGTGTTGTTTATCCGGCGACAGTGACTGGAATTTCCAATTTGTTTTTTCCAAAGAAGGCAAATGGGAGTTTGATCGTATCCGATGGAAAGGTAATTGGTTCTGAACTTTTGGCTCAAAAGGTAAATTCTAAATCAATGTTCATGTATAGACCCAGTGCAGCTGATTACAAAATGATACCTAGTGGAGCTTCTAATTTAAGTCCCTCCAGCCTGGATTTAAAAGCATTCGTAAACCAAAGAAAATCAGATCTAGATAATTTAGGAATTCATTATCATAAATGTCCTGAATTATTATACACATCTGGTTCTGGATTGGACCCACATATATCAGTCGCTTGCGCCCAGGAACAAGCAAGTTCCCTTCATCGAAAATTCAATGTTCCCATTGAAACTTTAAATGAGTTGATAGATAAAAATACAGAGTATTCCCTATGGGGTATTGTGGGACGTGAACGTGTGAATGTTACAAAATTAAATGTGTCTTGGAAAAAAATGATAAATGAATGAAGGTAAGCGCCCAGAAGATTTTCTATCGATAGCAAATCAGGAAGAACCCAAAAAAAAAGGAGTTCTGAAAGTTTATTTTGGGATGTCACCTGGTGTTGGAAAAACCTATGCTATGTTAACGGAAGCACATCATTTAAAAGAAGATGGGGAAGATATAAGGATCGGCGTTGTAGAATCACATGGAAGAGTAGAAACTAATGCTTTGATTGAAGGTTTAGCCAAGATTCCTCTTAAAAAAATTGAATATAGGGGAAAATTATGGGAAGAAATGGATGTTGAAAGTATCTTAAAAGAAAAACCAAGTTATATACTTGTGGATGAATTAGCACATACCAATATTCCGGGTTCGGTTAATAAAAAAAGATACCAGGATGTGTTTTTAC encodes the following:
- a CDS encoding potassium-transporting ATPase subunit C, yielding MKNNETSSQWEISIRFLFVSLLLLGVVYPATVTGISNLFFPKKANGSLIVSDGKVIGSELLAQKVNSKSMFMYRPSAADYKMIPSGASNLSPSSLDLKAFVNQRKSDLDNLGIHYHKCPELLYTSGSGLDPHISVACAQEQASSLHRKFNVPIETLNELIDKNTEYSLWGIVGRERVNVTKLNVSWKKMINE
- the kdpB gene encoding potassium-transporting ATPase subunit KdpB, yielding MVNSKKIISLELLKSSFSGAIQKFSPKYAFSNPVMATVWIGTFILMLQIIYYIGSGIPIQNEIFIFIWLVITLFFANFAESIAEGRGKARADSLKKTRSSTMSKKVDKVGDLNFTEITSSELKIGDIVFVKAGEMIPGDGEVVLGIASVDESAVTGESAPVIRESGGDRSAVTGGTRVISDHLYIKITTKPGESFLDKMIAMIEGATRQKTPNEIALGIVLVVLTFLFLLTVLSLIPIAKFVGSQVGQNWNFRFSIWLALFVCLIPTTIAALLSAIGISGMERLIRHNVIAKSGKAVEAAGDIHVLLLDKTGTITLGNREANRFYPAVGIMEEELADASQLSSLSDETPEGRSIVILAKQRYAIRERNLKSLDVNWIPFSASTRMSGVEIYENGKLIRNVRKGASDAIRKYIESLDGNIPQTMQMISDEVSRKGSTPIWVTEGNKLLGIIELKDIVKGGLKERFATLRRMGIRTVMITGDNPLTAAAIAAEAGVDDFIAEATPEAKLKRIQEEQSNGYLVAMIGDGTNDAPALAQSDVGVAMNTGTQTAREAGNMIDLDSNPSKLIEIVEIGKQLLMTRGALTTFSIANDIAKYFAILPALFLPLAPLNIMQLSSPDHAILSAVIFNALVIPALIPLSLRGVKYMPKSPDSALLRNFLLYGGGGMVFPFFGIKLIDLIISGGYL